In one window of Ignatzschineria indica DNA:
- the sdhD gene encoding succinate dehydrogenase, hydrophobic membrane anchor protein, producing MKRYQTPLGRVKGLGSAHAGSVSWLAQKVSAVVLALLFLWFAFSFASLYGKSFEEVLFWVGTPMNTVLLVVLVVAGIYHAILGLQVLIEDYVSKTCQRIVILSAMRVILSVIGVAIVWAIIRVGFIVSTMMMH from the coding sequence ATGAAAAGATATCAAACCCCACTAGGTCGCGTTAAAGGTTTAGGATCAGCGCATGCAGGTTCTGTCTCTTGGTTAGCACAAAAAGTCTCTGCTGTTGTTTTAGCACTGCTCTTTCTTTGGTTCGCTTTCTCATTTGCAAGCCTATATGGTAAAAGTTTTGAAGAGGTATTATTCTGGGTGGGAACTCCGATGAATACCGTTCTTTTAGTTGTTTTAGTCGTTGCAGGAATCTATCACGCTATTTTAGGCCTTCAAGTTCTTATCGAGGACTATGTCAGTAAGACCTGTCAACGCATTGTTATTTTAAGTGCGATGCGTGTGATCTTATCTGTGATTGGTGTTGCAATTGTTTGGGCTATTATCCGCGTTGGATTTATCGTTAGCACCATGATGATGCACTAA
- the sdhC gene encoding succinate dehydrogenase, cytochrome b556 subunit: protein MSQNKRPLSPFMLGSGYKWQVTSVMSILHRASGVALVLVLLVIGAWLVSLAAGPSAFATMTAFLKNPFVVLLVILGTFAACYHFCNGIRHLFWDAGKGVDIESAKKSAKIVQIAAPVLAVLILIVGFAA from the coding sequence ATGAGTCAAAATAAACGGCCTTTATCGCCATTTATGCTCGGTAGCGGATACAAATGGCAAGTTACTTCGGTAATGAGTATTTTGCATCGTGCCTCCGGCGTTGCGTTGGTGTTAGTTCTACTAGTCATTGGTGCTTGGTTGGTAAGTTTAGCAGCAGGTCCAAGTGCATTTGCCACAATGACCGCTTTCTTAAAAAATCCTTTTGTAGTGCTCCTTGTTATTCTTGGAACATTCGCTGCTTGTTACCATTTTTGTAACGGCATTCGTCATCTCTTTTGGGATGCCGGAAAAGGTGTGGATATTGAATCAGCTAAAAAGAGCGCGAAGATCGTACAGATCGCTGCTCCTGTTTTAGCGGTTCTTATTCTTATTGTTGGTTTTGCAGCATAA
- a CDS encoding MacB family efflux pump subunit, whose translation MNRDDLGQSSEGSLEPLIQLRDLRRSFQSGDLSVEVLKGITLSIEEGEFIAIMGASGSGKSTLMNIIGGLDYLSAGSYHFKGRDIAHYSDDELAELRREHFGFIFQRYHLLNSLTAKGNVEMPAIYSGMPGALRHQRAEELLTQLGLSERVNYYPTQLSGGQQQRVSIARALMNGGEIILADEPTGALDSESGAAVLGILKDLNRAGHTIIMVTHDPDVASHADRIIEIKDGLIIGDERQISAQDIVQNNAESESKATQKEQKSWKRASGLSHLGLRISNAFKMAILSMLMQRLRTFLTMLGIIIGIAAVVLVIALGRGSTDQIIADIRQMGTNTLTIYPGTGFGDRHSQSVQSLRPADVEALKKLPFIHSVTPVVSTVVEARYGNQSAINTQIQGVGAQFFDVQGYEITEGIAFDEESELSLALEAVIDENSVKTFFSEGKSPIGEVIIIGQLPVRVIGVATSKSQGMFSSDTMTIWIPYSSAMHRLTGGTSFRNITVRVDDDVNMALAENSITDLLTDLHGKKDFFIYNADAIKEMVESTTLIMRILVTAIALISLLVGGIGVMNILLVSVAERTKEIGMRMAVGARKSDISQQFLIESVLVCLIGGVVGVALALSTGFILKQLGGMIPLSFSLPSIIFSFIAAFLIGILFGFFPAKKAAELAPIEALERS comes from the coding sequence AAAGGAATCACACTCTCAATTGAAGAGGGTGAGTTTATCGCGATTATGGGTGCTTCAGGTTCAGGAAAATCGACCTTAATGAATATTATAGGGGGATTAGATTATCTCTCTGCCGGGAGTTATCACTTCAAAGGAAGGGATATAGCGCACTATAGTGATGATGAGCTTGCTGAACTTCGAAGGGAACATTTCGGCTTTATCTTTCAACGTTACCATCTTCTTAATAGTTTAACTGCTAAAGGAAATGTTGAGATGCCGGCGATCTATTCAGGAATGCCGGGGGCACTCCGCCATCAACGGGCAGAAGAGTTATTAACGCAATTGGGGCTCTCAGAGCGAGTCAATTACTATCCAACCCAACTTTCAGGTGGGCAACAACAGAGGGTCAGTATTGCGCGAGCTTTAATGAATGGGGGAGAGATTATCCTTGCAGATGAACCAACAGGGGCCTTAGATAGCGAAAGTGGCGCGGCAGTCTTGGGGATTTTAAAAGATTTAAATCGTGCAGGGCACACCATAATTATGGTGACGCATGATCCTGATGTCGCAAGTCATGCAGATCGTATTATCGAGATTAAAGATGGGCTGATTATTGGTGATGAGCGACAAATTTCCGCCCAAGATATTGTTCAAAATAATGCAGAATCAGAGAGTAAAGCGACTCAAAAAGAGCAAAAGAGCTGGAAACGAGCTTCGGGGCTCTCCCATCTTGGGCTGCGTATCAGTAATGCCTTTAAGATGGCGATTCTCTCAATGTTGATGCAGAGACTTCGAACATTTTTAACGATGCTTGGGATTATTATAGGGATTGCCGCCGTTGTACTGGTGATCGCATTAGGTCGAGGATCGACAGATCAGATTATTGCAGATATTCGACAGATGGGAACCAATACATTAACAATCTATCCTGGCACTGGCTTTGGGGATCGTCACTCTCAGAGTGTGCAGTCGCTACGCCCGGCAGACGTTGAGGCACTTAAAAAACTCCCCTTTATTCATAGTGTGACACCTGTTGTCTCAACTGTAGTTGAAGCACGATATGGTAATCAATCGGCAATCAATACTCAGATTCAAGGGGTAGGTGCGCAATTTTTTGATGTTCAAGGTTATGAGATAACTGAAGGGATCGCATTTGATGAAGAGAGTGAACTGTCACTCGCGCTTGAAGCGGTGATTGATGAAAATAGCGTGAAAACTTTTTTTAGTGAAGGGAAGAGTCCTATTGGTGAGGTCATTATTATAGGGCAATTACCTGTTCGAGTGATTGGTGTTGCGACTTCGAAATCCCAAGGGATGTTTAGTAGTGATACCATGACTATCTGGATTCCCTACTCAAGTGCAATGCATCGCCTAACCGGTGGGACATCATTTAGAAATATTACAGTCAGGGTCGATGATGATGTCAATATGGCATTAGCAGAAAATAGTATTACCGATCTATTGACTGATCTACATGGGAAAAAGGATTTCTTTATCTATAACGCGGATGCCATTAAGGAGATGGTAGAGTCAACAACGTTAATTATGCGAATTTTAGTAACAGCAATAGCGTTAATTTCTCTACTAGTTGGGGGGATAGGGGTCATGAATATTCTTTTAGTCTCTGTTGCTGAGAGAACTAAAGAGATCGGAATGCGCATGGCAGTTGGCGCTCGTAAAAGTGATATATCTCAACAGTTTCTTATTGAATCGGTGTTAGTCTGCCTTATTGGAGGAGTAGTAGGGGTCGCTTTAGCGCTCTCTACAGGGTTTATATTAAAACAACTAGGAGGAATGATCCCATTAAGCTTTTCGTTACCCTCAATTATCTTCTCCTTTATTGCTGCATTTTTGATCGGGATCCTTTTTGGCTTCTTTCCGGCAAAAAAGGCAGCAGAGCTCGCGCCTATAGAAGCATTAGAGCGTTCCTAA